Proteins from a single region of Haloplanus sp. GDY1:
- a CDS encoding 50S ribosomal protein L15e has translation MARSFYSHIRDAWRDPDDGALAELQWQRKQEWRDQGAIERIERPTRLDKARNLGYKAKQGIVVVRTSVRKGGARKRRFKAGRRTKRQGVNRIGRRKSIQRIAEERTSRKYPNLRVLNSYWVGEDGSQKWHEVILVDPEHPAIQSDDDLNWICDDSQRGRAFRGRTSAGRKGRGQDGRGKGTEHTRPSVGGDSRRGK, from the coding sequence ACGGGGCCCTCGCCGAACTGCAGTGGCAACGAAAGCAGGAGTGGCGCGATCAGGGCGCCATCGAACGCATCGAGCGACCGACCCGCCTCGACAAGGCGCGGAACCTGGGCTACAAGGCCAAACAGGGCATCGTCGTGGTCCGGACCTCCGTCCGCAAGGGCGGGGCCCGGAAGCGACGGTTCAAGGCCGGCCGACGCACCAAGCGACAGGGCGTCAACCGCATCGGTCGCCGCAAGAGCATCCAGCGCATCGCCGAGGAGCGCACCTCCCGCAAGTACCCCAACCTCCGGGTGCTCAACTCCTACTGGGTCGGCGAGGACGGCTCCCAGAAGTGGCACGAGGTGATCCTGGTTGACCCCGAACACCCCGCCATCCAGTCCGACGACGACCTGAACTGGATCTGTGACGACTCCCAGCGCGGGCGTGCGTTCCGTGGCAGGACCAGCGCCGGCCGCAAGGGCCGCGGTCAGGACGGGCGCGGCAAGGGCACGGAACACACTCGGCCGAGCGTCGGCGGCGACTCCCGGCGCGGCAAGTAA